Proteins from one Anaerohalosphaeraceae bacterium genomic window:
- a CDS encoding glycosyltransferase, with protein sequence MKPSDGKIAIFVCGPVRYTVYVSRMIDRIFRGYDYDCFYHIWKKDLGNKVRAQEVEDLEEVQKNPRTKVLIRQEPYRPEDFAQAVGLQTGSNSSINATMGMFFSVNVLCHYLEQLPDFSRYRYILRLRTDCAVLNPEFPLLLDGSEKTLTFAKSYFIPEEVICDHICFGTVRDFFSVWRFEAMEDIYRVYLEAKRNPEGVLRCRLQKHPEICIRETPVRFRDYHIVYFPTRDCEPATLSKALNQYGIERFFEKGFQLIDFREIDEFNEKWKKYWQMQKTQSSTQPRFSFVMIVLNGMPFIEYSLKSIYEFAHEIIIVEGAVEKCLFAANPDGSSKDGTVEFLRTFPDPAHKIRLIQGRWPEKCEMQNEALRYVTGDYVWLIDSDEVYKREDLEKIRTLLKSDPSITQVNFIPDNFWKGLDYIFVSPKFFEPAHHYRRLFKYKPGAVFTSHRPPTLRWPGCSQTTEQMKLLDGQTTRRLGIIPFHYSYVTEEQVRQKIELYRRYGWGRMWNLDLQAWYEECFLKWTPENREEIEKKWPVWTGDRDSHTERFTGIHPEVMRDFMEKIRTADAVFPEEKTLPILGSPAVAARVLQNWQMIETDEPIRNRIAMIQKYLSEGKPFWNLHVALAYTAARLKPKTYLEIGVRTGASMVQVLGQSELDLAVGVDLWTGCYSGLPNTREYTQKQLQTFLLKTGLRTAIHLIQGDSRQVLKQLIQEGRRFDLITVDGDHSQAGAWEDLLDARKLLADRGVIVFDDLIHPQFSYLLEAAKRFVREFLEFRLLLNTKQDNGTAVFLKGILPEEFLRQAELTPAKSSSLKVAEEYVKNGMAVENGSAFAEAIARVFQERRPRKIIETGTYLGRGTTTILAEAMCRSGIEGTFFTIEVNPNYYAQAKTYLESRGYPVKPLCGLSIPRRLLPARDQIQTYVSQTAGGESIFVDHPEPVRAERYYQETDFPDVPDDLLGRCLEAFDGRPDFVLLDSAGHLGWIEFQYLLERLKGPCILALDDIYHVKHYRSFQQMQNDKRFEILTASKEKFGFCIARFEPQPKPRMTAEPLPEPKHILWLRPDAIGDAVLSASMLPVIRRRFPKARLTVLIQESTAPLYEACPYVDEILRFRTEETYKPSEFLQKWAPKIWKLRADWLLHSVYSRQYLMDGLVYLSKIPVRIGMEGDCTNISPEQKAESDCWYTQLIPSPGAWKPELERHRDFLKGLGCEVESLTPMIWLTKEDEAFARRWYEEHSVAPERAVILFAGARVHLRFYDEYGRALEKTALSRRMTVIALGSKSDSEMNQRNLDPLNRIGVQTFNLCGGLTLRQSAALIKYARLAVGAETGLAHIAAALGVPHVIVIGGGHFGRFMPYSPKTTLAALPLDCYRCNWNCRYSQQKTYCVQDLQPFVLSEAVEKTLESSADKPRIFIPDSASYQKSVGGPEWKLFEDAVPFQNVEIYSVSDRKPLSQRGKEKTLVFNNPMEFSIIDNADEFTYSKKWHFQLFQQSSQELFGRPVDPDNWDLKRYQDLLVCEFLKRHIPKGSRILDVGGGHSRILEHFYRDYECWNIDPLQGDGHGPLELDTKGHYKLVRDYMGNFNSELPDNYFDFVFSISTLEHVPENPKIHQNIRDDINRVLKPGGYSFYLVDTIIRPNGVWVHGQVKNFFFTQKTLNRWVVPQELINDPDLYTMSKSAYEKWWMPSNHIPYESFGRPFSYQVLWQKAPKPKPQGGTGQSSKSSRAEIAPQSTWPKITVVTPSFNQAKYLEACIQSVLNQGYPNLEYIIMDGGSTDGSVEIIKKYEKYLTYWQSKPDGGQYAAVEEGFRRSTGEILAWLNSDDIFLPDAFFKAAAIFQNRPDVSWLTAKICTLREDGTILCANPYVKLWNRARYLQKDYKYIQQEGTFWRRSLWEKAGACLKKESYLAGDLELWMRFFRYADLFTAEAYLGAFRYHSGQKTADFIEQYNREAEAILEAEQQEYEKQPPELRPPLRPAPPPISELEISRYLKTLPSVKPKKTVQVVSSNEIRVSAIVSTYNSEAYIAGCLENLIGQTLYEKGQLEILVIDSGSQQNEGQIVREYQEEYPNIRYLRTPQRETIYAAWNRAVRLAAGRYLTSANTDDRYRSDALEILADTLDAHSEVGLVYGDQIISPIPQEMFTLEWGEKIPRPDYTYERLLFGCCVGSQPMWRKSLHEELGYFDESLTVAGDWDFWLRIAARYPFKRVPEFLGIYYNNPNSAEHRKPIHSLYERYLVGRRYGNPYISTIPRCIRKDNPLVSVILPAHNAREFIGEAIESVLIQNYPHFELLVINDGSEDDTEAVVKRYEDERIRYFVQERGGPSAARNEGIRRSKGEYFVMLDADDYLSADHLGQMLAAFDEHPEADLIYCKTILINEEGRTIRVHQQREFSDSNQLIREFFHAGFPLLPFRTMIRRRVFEQIGEYDPSLWVAEDFDMWRRFLKQGLVFRYWPKSFYGRRIRGNAWSKTVTPEKAATHFSVLRRYLDTFAPEQLFPEAHWESYQGWKKEYLFRSLAAGVFVSLAEQYRKNGLSPLVQSAAELAMEQIRICRSLCSDQPVPLSLEQRCQTLLVDTGAVGALQESAAGCSKTEVESWK encoded by the coding sequence ATCTGGAAAAAGGACCTCGGCAATAAAGTCCGGGCTCAAGAAGTGGAGGATTTGGAAGAGGTCCAGAAAAATCCGCGCACCAAAGTCCTGATTCGGCAGGAACCTTATCGACCGGAGGATTTTGCACAGGCTGTTGGACTTCAGACAGGGTCCAATTCGTCCATCAATGCCACGATGGGGATGTTTTTTTCTGTCAATGTACTCTGTCATTATTTGGAGCAGCTGCCTGATTTTTCCCGTTATCGCTATATTCTGCGCTTGCGGACGGATTGTGCGGTTCTTAATCCGGAATTTCCTCTCCTGCTGGACGGTTCCGAGAAAACACTGACTTTTGCTAAAAGCTATTTTATCCCGGAAGAAGTGATTTGTGATCATATCTGTTTCGGAACGGTACGGGACTTTTTTTCGGTGTGGCGTTTTGAAGCGATGGAAGACATTTATCGAGTTTATCTGGAAGCCAAACGGAATCCGGAAGGTGTGCTGCGCTGCCGGCTCCAAAAACATCCGGAAATTTGCATCCGGGAGACGCCTGTGCGGTTTCGGGATTATCATATTGTTTACTTCCCTACGCGGGATTGTGAACCGGCAACTTTGTCTAAAGCTCTGAATCAGTATGGGATCGAACGGTTTTTTGAAAAAGGTTTTCAACTCATTGATTTCCGCGAAATCGACGAATTCAACGAGAAGTGGAAAAAGTATTGGCAAATGCAGAAAACCCAGTCATCCACGCAGCCGCGGTTTTCATTTGTGATGATTGTGCTCAACGGAATGCCGTTTATTGAGTACAGTCTGAAGTCTATTTATGAGTTTGCTCATGAGATTATCATTGTGGAAGGAGCGGTGGAAAAGTGTCTGTTTGCCGCCAATCCGGACGGTTCGAGCAAAGACGGCACGGTGGAATTTCTGCGAACCTTTCCGGACCCGGCGCATAAGATTCGTCTGATTCAGGGCCGCTGGCCGGAAAAATGCGAAATGCAGAACGAGGCCCTTCGGTACGTGACCGGCGATTATGTCTGGCTGATTGATTCAGATGAGGTCTATAAGCGGGAGGATTTGGAAAAAATACGGACTCTCCTGAAGAGTGACCCCTCCATCACGCAGGTGAATTTTATTCCGGACAATTTCTGGAAAGGCCTGGATTATATTTTCGTCTCGCCTAAGTTTTTTGAACCGGCTCATCATTATCGTCGTCTGTTCAAGTACAAACCGGGAGCAGTGTTTACGAGCCATCGGCCTCCGACTTTACGCTGGCCCGGCTGCAGTCAGACCACCGAACAGATGAAGCTGCTCGACGGGCAGACGACGCGTCGGCTGGGCATCATTCCCTTTCATTACAGTTATGTAACGGAGGAGCAGGTTCGCCAGAAAATAGAATTGTACCGCCGGTACGGCTGGGGGCGGATGTGGAATCTGGACCTGCAGGCGTGGTATGAGGAGTGCTTTTTGAAGTGGACACCGGAAAATCGGGAGGAAATTGAGAAGAAATGGCCTGTTTGGACAGGCGATCGGGATTCGCACACCGAACGGTTTACGGGGATTCATCCAGAGGTCATGAGGGATTTTATGGAAAAGATCAGAACGGCTGATGCGGTTTTCCCGGAGGAAAAGACGCTCCCAATTCTGGGTTCGCCGGCTGTTGCGGCTCGGGTGCTTCAAAACTGGCAGATGATTGAAACAGATGAGCCGATCCGCAATCGGATTGCGATGATACAGAAGTATCTTTCTGAAGGAAAACCGTTTTGGAACCTTCACGTTGCGTTGGCTTATACGGCGGCACGGCTGAAACCAAAGACCTATTTGGAAATCGGGGTGCGGACCGGTGCTTCGATGGTTCAGGTGCTGGGACAAAGTGAACTTGACCTTGCGGTGGGTGTGGACTTGTGGACGGGGTGTTATTCGGGCCTGCCGAATACCCGCGAATATACTCAGAAACAACTTCAGACGTTTCTGCTGAAAACAGGCCTCCGAACTGCGATTCATCTGATTCAGGGCGACAGCCGTCAGGTTCTCAAACAGTTGATTCAGGAAGGGCGACGATTCGACCTGATTACCGTGGACGGCGACCATTCACAAGCGGGAGCATGGGAGGATCTGCTCGACGCGAGAAAGCTGCTGGCGGACCGCGGGGTGATTGTGTTCGATGACTTGATTCATCCGCAGTTCTCTTATTTGCTGGAGGCAGCAAAGCGGTTTGTACGGGAATTCTTGGAATTCAGACTTCTGCTGAATACCAAACAGGACAACGGGACGGCTGTTTTTCTGAAGGGGATTCTTCCGGAAGAGTTTCTCCGTCAAGCCGAGTTGACTCCTGCAAAGAGTTCTTCGCTGAAGGTGGCGGAGGAGTATGTCAAAAACGGAATGGCGGTGGAAAACGGCTCAGCATTTGCAGAAGCCATTGCGCGGGTTTTTCAGGAACGGCGGCCGCGAAAGATTATCGAAACCGGAACCTATCTGGGCCGAGGAACCACCACGATTCTGGCGGAGGCGATGTGCCGCAGCGGCATCGAAGGAACCTTTTTTACGATAGAGGTCAATCCGAACTACTATGCCCAGGCAAAGACCTATCTGGAAAGCAGAGGTTATCCGGTCAAACCGCTGTGCGGTCTGTCGATTCCGCGACGGCTGCTGCCTGCCCGTGACCAGATTCAGACCTATGTTTCCCAGACAGCCGGCGGCGAATCGATTTTTGTGGACCATCCGGAGCCGGTACGGGCCGAACGGTATTATCAGGAGACGGATTTTCCGGACGTACCGGATGACCTGCTGGGACGGTGCCTGGAGGCCTTCGACGGCCGGCCGGATTTTGTACTCCTCGACAGTGCGGGGCATCTGGGCTGGATTGAGTTTCAATATCTTCTGGAGCGGCTCAAAGGCCCCTGTATTCTTGCGCTGGATGATATCTACCATGTCAAGCATTACCGCAGTTTTCAGCAGATGCAGAACGACAAACGGTTCGAGATTCTGACGGCTTCCAAAGAAAAGTTTGGGTTCTGCATCGCCCGCTTTGAGCCCCAGCCCAAGCCCCGGATGACGGCTGAGCCGCTGCCGGAGCCGAAACATATTCTCTGGCTGCGTCCGGATGCCATTGGGGACGCGGTGCTTTCCGCCTCAATGCTGCCGGTAATCCGCAGGCGGTTTCCGAAGGCGCGGCTGACCGTGCTGATTCAGGAATCAACGGCGCCGCTTTATGAGGCCTGTCCGTATGTCGATGAGATTCTCCGCTTCAGAACGGAAGAGACATACAAGCCGTCGGAATTCCTTCAAAAATGGGCTCCTAAGATTTGGAAGCTGCGGGCGGATTGGCTGCTGCATTCGGTCTATTCCCGGCAGTATTTAATGGACGGATTGGTTTATCTGTCCAAAATTCCTGTCCGGATTGGAATGGAAGGAGACTGCACCAATATTTCACCGGAGCAAAAAGCCGAGTCAGACTGCTGGTACACACAGTTGATTCCAAGTCCGGGTGCTTGGAAGCCGGAGCTGGAACGGCACCGGGATTTTCTCAAAGGGCTTGGCTGTGAGGTAGAATCCTTAACCCCGATGATTTGGCTGACAAAGGAGGATGAAGCGTTTGCCCGCCGCTGGTATGAGGAACACAGCGTGGCGCCGGAGCGGGCGGTGATTTTGTTTGCCGGGGCTCGGGTGCATCTTCGTTTTTATGACGAATATGGCAGGGCGCTGGAAAAGACGGCCCTCAGCCGTCGAATGACGGTGATTGCATTGGGGAGCAAAAGCGATTCTGAGATGAACCAGCGGAATCTGGATCCGCTGAACCGAATCGGGGTGCAGACGTTCAATCTATGCGGAGGGCTTACCCTGCGTCAGAGTGCTGCTTTGATAAAATATGCTCGACTGGCTGTGGGTGCGGAAACCGGTTTGGCTCATATTGCGGCAGCACTGGGAGTGCCGCATGTGATAGTTATCGGCGGGGGGCATTTCGGACGGTTTATGCCCTACAGCCCAAAAACCACATTGGCGGCCTTGCCGCTGGATTGCTATCGATGCAACTGGAATTGCCGCTACAGCCAGCAGAAGACCTACTGCGTCCAGGATTTGCAGCCGTTTGTTTTATCGGAAGCCGTCGAAAAAACGCTGGAATCATCCGCCGACAAACCGCGGATTTTCATTCCCGATTCAGCATCTTACCAAAAATCAGTCGGTGGACCGGAGTGGAAACTTTTTGAGGATGCTGTTCCTTTTCAGAATGTAGAGATTTATTCTGTTTCGGATAGGAAGCCCTTGTCGCAGCGGGGAAAGGAGAAAACTCTTGTTTTCAACAATCCGATGGAGTTTTCGATCATAGACAACGCGGATGAGTTTACCTATTCAAAAAAATGGCATTTTCAATTGTTTCAGCAGTCGTCTCAGGAATTATTCGGCAGGCCGGTGGACCCGGATAACTGGGATCTGAAGCGGTATCAGGACCTTTTGGTTTGTGAATTTCTTAAGCGTCATATTCCGAAGGGGTCAAGAATTTTGGATGTAGGCGGAGGACATTCGAGAATCTTAGAGCATTTTTATCGAGATTACGAATGCTGGAATATCGATCCCCTGCAGGGAGATGGGCATGGTCCATTGGAACTGGATACAAAGGGCCATTATAAATTAGTACGAGATTATATGGGCAATTTCAATTCGGAATTGCCGGATAATTATTTCGATTTTGTTTTTTCTATTTCAACCCTGGAACATGTCCCGGAGAATCCGAAGATTCATCAGAATATACGAGACGACATTAATCGAGTCTTAAAACCGGGCGGTTACAGTTTTTATCTTGTTGACACAATTATAAGGCCCAATGGGGTTTGGGTTCACGGGCAGGTTAAAAACTTTTTCTTTACGCAGAAAACCCTCAATCGGTGGGTGGTGCCTCAAGAGCTCATCAACGACCCCGATTTGTACACAATGTCCAAGTCGGCTTATGAGAAATGGTGGATGCCGTCTAACCATATTCCTTATGAGTCATTCGGTCGACCGTTTTCTTATCAGGTTTTGTGGCAGAAGGCGCCGAAGCCGAAACCGCAGGGAGGAACCGGTCAGAGTTCCAAATCAAGCCGGGCGGAGATTGCCCCTCAATCGACTTGGCCGAAAATCACGGTGGTGACGCCGTCCTTTAATCAGGCCAAGTATTTGGAGGCGTGTATTCAGTCGGTCCTGAATCAGGGCTATCCGAATCTGGAATACATCATTATGGATGGGGGCAGTACGGATGGCTCTGTGGAGATTATTAAGAAATACGAGAAATATCTGACATACTGGCAGAGCAAGCCGGATGGAGGTCAGTATGCGGCGGTTGAAGAGGGATTTCGGCGTTCGACCGGGGAAATTCTGGCGTGGCTGAATTCCGACGACATATTTTTGCCCGATGCCTTTTTCAAGGCAGCAGCGATTTTCCAAAATCGTCCGGATGTTTCCTGGCTTACGGCAAAGATATGTACCCTTCGGGAAGACGGGACAATCCTTTGTGCAAATCCGTATGTGAAACTTTGGAATCGCGCTCGCTATTTGCAGAAAGACTACAAATACATTCAGCAGGAAGGGACATTCTGGCGTCGGAGTTTGTGGGAAAAGGCGGGCGCCTGTCTGAAAAAGGAGTCGTATTTGGCCGGTGACCTTGAGCTGTGGATGCGTTTTTTCCGATACGCTGATTTGTTCACCGCAGAGGCTTATCTGGGGGCATTTCGGTATCACAGCGGCCAGAAAACCGCCGATTTTATTGAGCAATACAATCGGGAAGCCGAAGCGATTTTAGAAGCCGAGCAGCAGGAATATGAAAAACAGCCGCCGGAGCTGCGCCCCCCTCTGCGTCCGGCTCCCCCGCCGATTTCGGAATTGGAAATCAGCCGTTATCTAAAAACGCTGCCGAGCGTGAAGCCGAAGAAGACTGTTCAGGTTGTCTCCTCGAATGAGATTCGTGTCAGTGCCATTGTTTCAACCTATAATTCGGAGGCCTATATAGCAGGATGTCTGGAGAATTTAATCGGCCAGACTCTTTATGAAAAAGGGCAGCTTGAAATTCTTGTGATTGACAGCGGGTCTCAGCAGAATGAAGGACAAATTGTTCGGGAATATCAGGAGGAGTATCCCAATATTCGTTATCTGCGTACGCCGCAGCGGGAGACAATTTATGCGGCCTGGAATCGGGCGGTTCGGCTGGCGGCAGGCAGGTACCTGACCAGTGCCAATACGGATGACCGGTATCGGTCGGATGCCCTGGAGATTTTGGCGGATACGCTCGATGCTCATTCGGAGGTCGGCCTTGTTTACGGGGATCAGATTATCAGCCCTATCCCCCAGGAAATGTTTACACTGGAGTGGGGGGAGAAGATTCCGCGTCCGGATTATACGTATGAGCGGCTGCTGTTTGGATGCTGTGTGGGGTCACAGCCGATGTGGCGAAAGTCGCTCCATGAGGAACTGGGGTATTTTGATGAGTCGCTGACGGTCGCCGGCGACTGGGACTTCTGGCTTCGAATTGCCGCCCGTTATCCGTTCAAGAGAGTGCCTGAATTTCTGGGAATCTATTACAACAATCCGAACAGCGCGGAGCATCGCAAGCCGATTCATTCCCTGTATGAACGGTATCTGGTCGGCAGGCGGTACGGCAATCCGTACATTTCCACAATTCCGCGCTGTATCCGAAAGGACAATCCGCTTGTGTCGGTGATTCTGCCGGCTCATAATGCCCGAGAATTTATCGGGGAGGCGATTGAGAGTGTTTTGATTCAGAATTATCCGCATTTTGAACTGCTGGTCATTAATGACGGCTCAGAAGATGATACGGAAGCCGTTGTCAAGCGGTATGAAGACGAGCGAATTCGATATTTTGTTCAGGAACGAGGGGGGCCTTCGGCGGCTCGAAATGAGGGAATCCGTCGGTCAAAGGGAGAGTATTTTGTGATGCTGGACGCGGATGATTATTTGTCGGCGGATCATTTGGGACAGATGCTGGCCGCTTTTGACGAGCATCCGGAGGCCGACCTGATTTACTGCAAGACGATTCTGATCAACGAAGAAGGCAGGACGATTCGGGTTCATCAGCAGCGGGAATTTTCCGACTCGAATCAGCTGATTCGGGAGTTCTTCCATGCCGGTTTTCCGCTTCTTCCGTTCCGTACGATGATTCGCCGGAGAGTATTTGAGCAAATCGGCGAGTATGATCCGTCGCTTTGGGTGGCGGAGGATTTTGATATGTGGCGACGGTTTCTGAAACAGGGATTGGTTTTCCGCTATTGGCCCAAATCGTTTTATGGGCGGCGAATCCGAGGAAATGCCTGGTCCAAGACCGTTACGCCGGAGAAAGCCGCGACGCATTTTTCCGTTCT